One genomic window of Vibrio rhizosphaerae includes the following:
- a CDS encoding Dps family protein encodes MKTNVIGLDSTTSQKLATSLNQLLANYQVFYMNVRGYHWNIKGPEFFELHTKFEEIYTDLLTKIDEVAERILTLGSTPLHTFSDYVTRSEIQEHKQASQAKATVEGLVQGFGTLVKQQREILGIAGDAGDEGTAALMSDYIREQEKQIWMFNAWLQ; translated from the coding sequence ATGAAAACGAATGTCATCGGCTTAGACAGTACAACCAGCCAAAAACTTGCAACATCTTTGAATCAACTCCTCGCCAACTATCAGGTATTTTACATGAATGTCAGGGGTTACCACTGGAACATTAAAGGACCGGAATTTTTTGAACTTCATACCAAGTTTGAAGAGATCTATACCGATTTGCTGACTAAAATCGATGAAGTCGCCGAACGGATCCTGACCTTGGGAAGCACCCCGCTACATACCTTTAGTGATTATGTGACACGCTCGGAAATTCAGGAGCATAAACAAGCCTCACAAGCAAAAGCAACGGTTGAAGGCTTAGTGCAGGGATTCGGAACACTGGTGAAACAACAACGAGAAATTTTGGGGATTGCCGGCGATGCGGGTGATGAAGGAACCGCAGCATTGATGAGCGATTATATCAGAGAGCAAGAAAAACAAATTTGGATGTTTAACGCTTGGCTACAGTAA
- the ftsY gene encoding signal recognition particle-docking protein FtsY, which translates to MTEKKKRGLLSWLGFGDDETPNQNNDLTETSTESDVSEDLSETEASLASVTPADENAEHEVAELPEHQVEAETEDTKETSQVSHAEPVPETPQPVRVIEQEKPTEGFFARLKRSLSRTKANIGAGFFGLFKGKKIDDDLFEELEEQLLVADVGMDTTLKIIKNLTEKANRQQLKDGEALYGLLKEEMGEILSHVEQPLIIDEQQTPYVILMVGVNGVGKTTTIGKLAKQYQMQGKKVMLAAGDTFRAAAVEQLQIWGERNQVPVIAQHTGADSASVIYDTIEAAKARGVDVVIADTAGRLQNKGNLMEELRKIVRVMKKLDDSAPHEIMLTLDAGTGQNAISQAKLFSEVAPVTGITLTKLDGTAKGGVIFAIADQFKIPIRYIGVGEGINDLRPFQTEEFIEALFSRDE; encoded by the coding sequence ATGACAGAAAAAAAGAAGCGTGGCCTGCTGTCATGGCTTGGTTTTGGTGACGATGAGACGCCCAATCAAAACAATGATCTGACTGAAACATCGACTGAAAGTGATGTGAGTGAAGATCTTTCTGAAACGGAAGCGTCTTTGGCAAGTGTCACGCCAGCAGACGAAAACGCTGAACATGAAGTGGCTGAACTTCCTGAGCATCAAGTCGAGGCGGAAACTGAAGACACCAAGGAAACAAGTCAAGTCAGCCACGCAGAGCCTGTCCCGGAAACGCCTCAACCGGTGAGAGTGATTGAACAGGAAAAACCGACAGAAGGTTTTTTTGCACGTTTAAAAAGAAGTCTGAGCCGGACGAAAGCCAATATTGGCGCTGGTTTTTTTGGTTTATTCAAAGGGAAAAAGATCGATGATGACCTCTTTGAAGAACTCGAAGAGCAGTTGTTAGTGGCCGATGTCGGTATGGATACAACGCTGAAGATTATTAAAAATCTGACGGAAAAAGCTAATCGTCAACAGTTAAAAGACGGTGAAGCGTTGTACGGCCTGCTGAAAGAAGAAATGGGTGAGATTCTTTCTCATGTTGAGCAGCCTTTAATCATTGATGAACAGCAAACCCCTTATGTGATTCTGATGGTCGGAGTGAACGGCGTGGGCAAAACGACCACTATCGGTAAACTGGCAAAGCAATATCAGATGCAGGGTAAGAAAGTCATGCTGGCTGCCGGAGATACATTCCGGGCGGCGGCAGTTGAGCAACTGCAGATCTGGGGAGAGCGTAATCAAGTGCCAGTTATCGCTCAGCATACGGGGGCCGATAGCGCCTCGGTGATTTACGATACCATTGAAGCTGCCAAGGCGCGGGGTGTGGATGTGGTCATTGCAGATACGGCCGGACGATTACAAAATAAAGGCAACCTGATGGAAGAATTGCGCAAAATTGTTCGCGTGATGAAGAAGCTTGATGATTCGGCACCTCATGAAATTATGCTGACCTTAGATGCCGGTACCGGACAGAATGCGATCAGTCAGGCTAAATTGTTCAGTGAAGTTGCACCTGTTACGGGAATTACCCTGACAAAACTCGACGGAACCGCTAAAGGTGGGGTAATTTTTGCAATTGCGGATCAATTTAAGATCCCAATTCGCTATATTGGTGTCGGAGAAGGTATCAATGATTTACGTCCTTTCCAAACTGAAGAGTTCATCGAAGCCTTGTTTAGTCGGGATGAATAA
- a CDS encoding acyltransferase encodes MSPSRVFYFDLLRSLAALFVVGIHVLGPFRHQFDVIPFDHWVVAAGLNGISRWAVPVFIMVSGALLIGDARPFDGKYYLQRRVLKVVIPFLVWSVFYAYLSGWDTRGFDWNTVKTRLFDMPYEATYYHLGFFYYFIPLYALIPIFHWAVRRYEWFTQGYLLLWLCSAVAYLFYWDGFWSATLWLYSGYLLLGYYLSREAVHVWLWALLGILGLAVTVYMVIHLSVDAGEYTVKRWLSYKTLNTIVIAGMVFVLCRHWGDRLSPAFQAVTRFTSRYSLGIYILHPLVLWPMHHFVLNFSGHPLWVIPLWIIMSYVGALMMSWACARFRLTRWLLP; translated from the coding sequence ATGAGTCCCAGTCGGGTTTTCTATTTCGATTTACTGCGTTCTTTGGCAGCTCTGTTTGTGGTTGGTATCCATGTTTTGGGGCCGTTCCGTCATCAATTTGATGTGATTCCGTTTGATCACTGGGTAGTTGCGGCCGGATTAAATGGCATCAGCCGCTGGGCTGTGCCGGTATTTATCATGGTCTCCGGAGCGCTTCTTATTGGTGATGCGCGTCCTTTCGATGGAAAATACTATCTGCAACGCAGAGTGCTGAAAGTTGTGATTCCGTTTCTGGTCTGGTCCGTTTTCTATGCTTATCTGTCTGGGTGGGATACCCGTGGTTTTGACTGGAATACGGTGAAGACCCGTCTCTTCGACATGCCCTATGAAGCGACTTACTATCATCTGGGATTCTTTTATTACTTTATTCCGTTATATGCTTTGATTCCTATCTTTCACTGGGCTGTCAGACGGTATGAATGGTTTACGCAAGGCTATTTGTTGCTATGGTTGTGCAGCGCCGTTGCTTATCTGTTTTATTGGGATGGCTTCTGGTCTGCGACACTCTGGCTGTATTCCGGCTATCTGCTGCTCGGATACTATTTGTCGCGAGAGGCGGTTCATGTCTGGCTTTGGGCGTTGTTGGGAATTCTCGGCTTAGCGGTCACGGTTTATATGGTGATTCACCTGAGTGTGGATGCCGGGGAATATACCGTTAAACGTTGGCTGTCCTACAAGACGCTGAACACCATTGTGATCGCCGGAATGGTTTTTGTGCTGTGCCGACACTGGGGGGATCGTTTATCTCCGGCATTTCAAGCCGTGACCCGGTTTACCAGCCGTTATAGTTTGGGCATATATATCCTTCATCCCTTGGTTTTATGGCCGATGCATCATTTTGTGCTAAATTTCTCAGGGCATCCTCTCTGGGTGATCCCATTATGGATTATAATGAGCTATGTCGGCGCTTTAATGATGAGCTGGGCCTGTGCTCGTTTCCGGTTGACTCGATGGTTGTTGCCATAA
- a CDS encoding EAL and HDOD domain-containing protein, whose amino-acid sequence MRYTYVARQPILNAKGVTLGYELLFRDGEMNAFPSHISSERATYRLIAENFLTVGRSSDRRSARCFINFPYKSLIRRLPFTLPKHRIVVEVLETCEPTDELYHVVRDLHRHGYLLALDDFVYSPAWERFLPYVHIVKLDIMALGVDEACQFVREKIAEKCQCRFLAERVETEAEFLQTKAAGFSFFQGYYFRKPQVMKKRYVVPEYLTAMNLFIEVCQPEVDFERVEEILSQDVTLSYKLLRFVNALSDRICVSISSFRQALIYLGQDRLKSFVSLTVASYIAVDKPKELYRLSLQRAHFCQLMSSHDIFHELKGQAFMIGLFSVLDAILDVSIDDLMEQLPLPELAKEALAKRKGAFGDLLTIQEHFERGNWDGIETESAKMGLSVEEVSQSLHEALCWSNNAQYIV is encoded by the coding sequence ATGCGATATACATATGTTGCCCGTCAGCCTATCCTGAATGCAAAAGGTGTCACGTTAGGCTACGAGTTACTTTTCCGAGACGGAGAAATGAATGCTTTCCCCTCTCATATCAGTTCAGAGCGGGCAACCTATCGTTTAATTGCTGAAAACTTTCTGACGGTCGGTCGCTCATCTGATCGACGTTCCGCACGTTGTTTTATCAATTTCCCATATAAAAGCCTGATTCGCCGTCTTCCCTTTACACTTCCCAAGCACCGGATTGTCGTTGAAGTTTTAGAAACCTGCGAACCGACCGATGAGTTATATCATGTTGTTCGTGACTTACATCGCCACGGCTATTTATTAGCGCTGGATGATTTCGTTTATTCACCGGCCTGGGAACGTTTTCTCCCCTATGTTCATATTGTTAAGCTGGATATTATGGCCTTGGGCGTTGATGAGGCTTGTCAGTTTGTCCGGGAAAAAATTGCCGAAAAATGTCAGTGCCGGTTTCTCGCGGAGCGAGTAGAAACGGAAGCAGAGTTTCTACAGACAAAAGCCGCTGGCTTCTCATTCTTTCAGGGCTATTACTTCAGAAAGCCGCAGGTGATGAAAAAACGCTATGTGGTTCCTGAATATCTGACAGCAATGAATTTATTTATTGAAGTTTGCCAGCCCGAGGTGGACTTTGAACGCGTCGAAGAGATCCTCTCACAAGACGTTACTTTGTCTTATAAATTATTACGTTTTGTGAATGCACTTTCAGATCGTATTTGTGTCAGCATCTCATCTTTCCGCCAGGCACTCATCTATTTAGGGCAGGACAGACTCAAGTCGTTTGTGTCTTTGACCGTGGCATCATATATCGCGGTAGACAAGCCAAAAGAACTCTATCGATTATCGTTGCAGCGTGCTCACTTCTGTCAACTGATGTCATCCCATGACATTTTTCATGAGCTGAAGGGGCAAGCATTTATGATTGGTCTTTTTTCTGTGCTCGATGCGATTTTGGATGTTTCCATTGATGATTTAATGGAACAGCTACCATTACCTGAATTGGCTAAAGAAGCCTTAGCGAAGCGCAAGGGGGCTTTTGGTGATTTGCTCACGATTCAGGAGCATTTTGAGCGGGGTAACTGGGACGGGATTGAGACCGAGAGCGCGAAAATGGGTCTATCGGTTGAGGAAGTCAGTCAATCACTCCACGAAGCATTATGTTGGAGTAATAATGCGCAATATATCGTGTGA
- the rhtB gene encoding homoserine/homoserine lactone efflux protein: MELHVWLAYVATAIIFSLAPGSGTVNSISNGLNYGTRKSLFAIVGLQLGLGFHILLVGIGVGALVAQSVLAFSIIKWVGVAYLVWLGIQKWRETSTSFTTESQTLYQPWVMLRKSMLINLTNPKSIVFLVALFPQFIQPEGPQVIQLIILGITTMVIDTLVMLTYTSLAAKLRRYTRSEFVIRRLNKVFGSAFLGCGALLAVAKA, encoded by the coding sequence ATGGAACTACACGTCTGGCTCGCTTATGTAGCCACGGCAATTATTTTCAGTCTGGCTCCCGGTTCTGGCACGGTGAATTCTATCAGTAATGGCCTTAATTACGGTACCCGCAAATCACTGTTTGCGATTGTCGGCCTCCAGTTGGGATTGGGCTTTCATATCCTGCTGGTGGGCATCGGTGTCGGAGCGTTGGTGGCTCAGTCCGTGCTCGCGTTTAGTATCATTAAGTGGGTTGGCGTCGCTTACCTTGTTTGGTTAGGCATTCAAAAATGGCGTGAGACTAGCACGTCTTTCACGACTGAATCACAGACTTTGTATCAACCCTGGGTTATGCTACGCAAATCGATGCTGATCAATCTCACGAATCCAAAATCGATTGTTTTTCTGGTGGCGCTTTTTCCTCAGTTTATTCAACCTGAAGGCCCCCAGGTGATACAACTTATAATTTTAGGTATAACAACCATGGTCATCGATACTCTGGTGATGCTGACATACACTTCGCTTGCCGCGAAACTCAGGCGATATACTCGCTCGGAATTTGTGATACGTCGTTTGAATAAGGTGTTTGGATCCGCATTTTTGGGGTGTGGCGCTTTATTGGCTGTGGCAAAAGCCTAG
- the rsmD gene encoding 16S rRNA (guanine(966)-N(2))-methyltransferase RsmD → MGKHRQPNQSQKRDKSGFIRIISGLWKGRKLPVYDAEGLRPTTDRVKETLFNWLATDIPQARCLDLFAGSGSLGFEAASRQAEQVTLIEKNPAAFQQLRQNQHALSAQQLQIIQSDALLYLAQPPAAPYDIVFIDPPFRQGLLEETLRLLEHNQWLHEHAMIYIESEKEWPVTAIPASWQLYREKVAGQVCYRLYQKAPSI, encoded by the coding sequence ATGGGAAAACATCGCCAGCCAAACCAGTCACAAAAAAGAGACAAATCAGGCTTTATTCGGATTATTAGTGGGTTGTGGAAAGGCCGAAAATTACCGGTTTATGATGCAGAAGGTCTCAGACCGACCACGGACAGAGTCAAAGAAACCCTGTTTAACTGGTTAGCGACCGATATTCCTCAAGCCCGTTGTCTCGATCTGTTTGCCGGTTCAGGGAGCCTTGGGTTCGAGGCAGCATCACGTCAGGCTGAACAGGTAACTCTCATCGAGAAGAACCCGGCTGCATTTCAGCAACTCAGGCAAAATCAACATGCTTTGTCAGCACAACAGCTCCAAATTATTCAGAGCGATGCGCTGCTTTACCTCGCCCAACCGCCGGCAGCACCTTACGATATTGTATTTATTGACCCACCATTCCGCCAAGGGTTATTAGAAGAAACACTCCGGTTACTGGAGCACAACCAATGGCTGCACGAACACGCGATGATTTATATTGAGAGTGAGAAAGAATGGCCAGTCACAGCCATTCCTGCATCTTGGCAACTCTATCGGGAAAAAGTTGCCGGACAAGTATGCTATCGCTTATACCAGAAGGCTCCATCAATCTAG
- a CDS encoding YhgN family NAAT transporter: MEIFSVATMMFLIMDPLGNLPIVLAILKHLDPKRRRIVLIRELCFALLILMIFLFAGKNILGFLKVAPETLSISGGVILFIIAIKMIFPSAGSITGLAAGEEPFIVPMAVPMIAGPSLIASLLVFSSQSPNELPELALAVFLAWTGTSIILMFYDFFHRVLGERGLKAAERLMGLLLVMVSTQMFLDGIKSYVAG; the protein is encoded by the coding sequence ATGGAAATTTTTTCCGTCGCGACCATGATGTTTTTGATCATGGATCCGCTTGGCAACCTCCCGATAGTGCTGGCGATCTTAAAACACCTTGACCCGAAACGGCGACGTATCGTGTTAATCCGTGAGTTGTGTTTTGCGCTGCTTATTCTGATGATTTTTCTGTTTGCCGGCAAAAATATACTGGGTTTCCTGAAAGTCGCACCGGAGACATTGAGTATCTCTGGCGGGGTGATTCTGTTTATCATCGCAATTAAGATGATCTTTCCCAGTGCCGGTTCAATTACAGGATTGGCTGCCGGTGAGGAACCCTTTATTGTGCCCATGGCCGTGCCGATGATTGCCGGTCCGTCTTTGATCGCATCGTTACTGGTGTTTTCTTCACAATCGCCCAACGAGTTACCAGAACTGGCATTGGCTGTTTTTCTGGCATGGACCGGTACATCGATTATTTTGATGTTTTATGACTTTTTCCACCGGGTTTTGGGGGAAAGAGGATTGAAAGCTGCCGAGCGTTTGATGGGATTACTTTTGGTCATGGTTTCAACACAGATGTTTTTGGATGGCATTAAAAGTTATGTGGCGGGCTAA
- a CDS encoding alpha/beta fold hydrolase: MNQHKIPTSPYTQEFLFEQAVRNDISTFWQDRQEGTLRAFDKKKLYWCRFTHPDHDQMILIANGRIESVWKYQELLYDLFRQGYDIYTYDHRGQGLSERLCTDKQIGHVGEFHDYVRDMESILAQTLVTKSYRARFLLAHSMGGAVVTRYIQTHPDHQFDAMALTAPMFGVHMPYLLRPIALPLTQILSALTSEPKYAPGYQGYLSKPFDNNPLTHSQTRYRWFRQLYESHPELKLGGPSAQWIWQSLMAIKQCHLLTRQVTLPTLIVQAGEESIVSNYAQDRFHRKVSKTNRDCELFRVEGAKHELLFESDQYRTPTLDAILRHFSSHRSA, translated from the coding sequence ATGAATCAACATAAAATACCGACCTCCCCTTATACGCAAGAGTTTCTCTTTGAGCAAGCCGTCCGCAACGATATTTCGACGTTCTGGCAGGATAGGCAGGAAGGAACATTGCGTGCATTTGATAAAAAGAAGCTCTATTGGTGTCGCTTCACTCATCCTGACCACGATCAAATGATACTGATTGCGAACGGACGCATTGAGTCGGTGTGGAAATATCAGGAACTACTCTACGATTTATTCCGTCAAGGCTATGATATTTATACCTATGATCATCGAGGACAAGGGTTGTCCGAACGCCTGTGTACCGATAAACAAATCGGCCATGTCGGAGAATTTCATGACTACGTTCGTGATATGGAGTCCATTCTTGCGCAGACGCTGGTAACCAAATCTTACCGGGCCCGTTTCCTGCTCGCCCATTCAATGGGCGGAGCCGTGGTCACGCGCTATATTCAAACCCATCCAGATCATCAATTTGATGCCATGGCACTAACTGCACCGATGTTCGGCGTCCATATGCCTTATTTACTACGCCCAATTGCGCTGCCTTTGACTCAGATTTTGTCGGCACTGACATCAGAGCCCAAGTATGCACCGGGTTATCAGGGATATTTGTCCAAACCGTTTGACAATAATCCGCTGACACACAGCCAGACAAGATACCGTTGGTTCCGGCAGTTGTATGAGAGTCATCCTGAACTGAAATTAGGCGGCCCCAGTGCACAGTGGATTTGGCAAAGTCTCATGGCGATCAAACAATGCCATCTGCTCACACGACAAGTAACACTGCCGACACTGATTGTTCAGGCCGGAGAAGAAAGCATCGTCAGCAACTATGCCCAAGATCGGTTTCACCGCAAAGTGTCTAAAACCAACCGTGACTGCGAACTCTTTCGAGTTGAAGGCGCAAAACATGAGTTGTTATTTGAAAGCGATCAATACCGGACACCAACTCTGGATGCGATTCTCCGCCATTTTTCATCCCATCGTTCAGCGTAA
- a CDS encoding lysoplasmalogenase family protein encodes MQESHVGHPNRLSFYLGLICTTVLLVLMWSVTSEWRASVVWSSVALGCCLIFTWSFFRQTKCRLSFAAFLLSCCAFSLAFWQHILYPVQWWLPITLIALGIVLYLLFLPHIDKRMTAVAVLGMGLLGLIWSASGWWLQARSWNALEASVGAALWFVVFFRVMVYPGQKKLDQLSLVTTCGFLVALCLLVAAVLPAHP; translated from the coding sequence ATGCAGGAAAGCCATGTCGGTCACCCAAACAGACTCTCTTTTTATTTGGGGCTCATTTGTACCACAGTATTATTGGTCTTAATGTGGAGTGTTACGTCAGAATGGCGTGCTTCAGTTGTCTGGAGTTCAGTGGCGTTAGGCTGCTGTCTGATCTTTACTTGGTCCTTCTTTCGTCAAACCAAATGCCGTTTATCCTTTGCTGCCTTTCTATTGAGTTGTTGCGCTTTCAGTCTGGCCTTTTGGCAACATATTTTGTACCCGGTCCAATGGTGGTTACCGATCACCTTGATTGCACTCGGCATTGTTCTTTATCTGCTGTTCCTGCCCCATATCGATAAACGGATGACTGCTGTTGCGGTATTGGGGATGGGGTTACTCGGACTGATTTGGTCTGCCAGCGGATGGTGGCTTCAAGCGCGCAGTTGGAATGCTCTGGAAGCCTCTGTCGGCGCAGCACTATGGTTTGTGGTGTTCTTCCGGGTCATGGTCTATCCCGGTCAGAAGAAGTTAGATCAACTCTCTTTAGTGACGACGTGCGGATTTTTAGTGGCCTTGTGTCTGCTTGTGGCCGCAGTATTGCCAGCTCATCCCTGA
- a CDS encoding Cof-type HAD-IIB family hydrolase yields the protein MTLISKDIRIVASDLDGTLLAPDHKLSPFTKSTLKDLHQKGYTFIFATGRHHVDVAGIREIAGIPAFMITSNGARIHSPDNQLMFSRNVPKDWIQDLVDVCKHDPDIFIHIYHDDQWRLSNVDEATQRYHNESKFTFQMFDPENPPLDNVAKVFFTHKHSSHEALVHYEEILKQRFAGNVTIAFSSPCCLEVMGPEISKGHALQVVANSLNHTLDHCIAFGDGMNDIEMLSMAGRGLVMKTAHEKVLSALPKIERIGSHADDAVAHYLHQHLLQ from the coding sequence ATGACGCTGATCAGCAAAGATATTCGCATTGTTGCTTCTGATCTCGATGGGACATTACTCGCTCCGGACCATAAGTTAAGCCCATTTACAAAGAGCACACTGAAAGACCTCCATCAGAAAGGGTATACCTTTATCTTTGCTACCGGACGTCATCATGTTGATGTCGCCGGCATCCGTGAAATTGCAGGCATTCCTGCGTTCATGATTACCTCGAATGGTGCCCGGATCCACAGCCCGGATAATCAATTGATGTTCAGCCGTAATGTTCCGAAAGATTGGATCCAAGATTTGGTTGATGTCTGTAAACATGACCCGGATATTTTTATCCACATATATCATGATGATCAATGGCGACTCAGCAATGTCGACGAAGCAACTCAGCGATATCACAATGAATCCAAGTTCACGTTTCAGATGTTTGATCCGGAAAATCCCCCCTTGGATAACGTGGCAAAAGTATTCTTCACCCACAAGCATTCCAGCCACGAAGCTCTGGTACACTACGAGGAGATTCTCAAGCAACGCTTCGCAGGGAATGTGACCATTGCATTTTCCAGCCCCTGCTGCCTTGAAGTGATGGGACCGGAGATTTCAAAAGGCCACGCATTACAGGTGGTTGCCAACTCCCTCAACCATACACTAGATCATTGTATCGCCTTTGGTGACGGGATGAATGATATTGAAATGTTGTCTATGGCTGGTCGCGGCCTCGTGATGAAAACAGCCCATGAAAAAGTCTTGTCAGCCTTACCGAAAATTGAGCGCATCGGGAGCCATGCCGACGATGCTGTTGCCCATTATCTTCACCAACACTTGCTGCAGTAA